In the Leptospira limi genome, one interval contains:
- a CDS encoding motility-associated ABC transporter substrate-binding family protein, with protein MLLSADRVLPFVSLVSLFAYFLFDGMVVDPKRKIIFLGVVFLFLASDTIVRAFSKGIRKEDQNRYIAAVFGIAAFLLSVLRDFLDLKPVVGFNEEVSAIPKVREFLLLCVVLFSLVFLLQIILLEIGKSSLEAQSNLAKSKSSLLQNAVLGFLFVLPILVAVNYFAIKRNYNFDLSSQGKFSLSQISRNLIKPITQDVTITAFYPRPLEADGPANGDKLAAFALTRVRPDIEILLDQIKSENSHITVQFINADVEIDLLKEFGQVSNGTIFVRSKKQSVLTSAIPFAEERVIAKEPKDLEDLERKLVGALLNVTTEQKKVYFTVANGERYGMAFRALPNEQVNRFVSALQFLNFKVAELGFAQGWPSKLPEDADMLVILGPTVPFSKEARDEITKYVLEKNGKILITMEPKGSEDFGWLLQSAGLKFNVSPMIEREEKPGFIVAKRFPENPITELLQKKDMGILFPYSGYLETEPNAPTPFVWKSATLLESGYDAYQDLNKNGKMDANEKKESKILSVVLSPMSLTGEKSGKIILHTGTSWLTDQFIPYVMNSQFSTVSITGLFQDNIVAEIPLKKEEVDTISLSDNQKLVAWVIGVFLFPGFILAVGSYFVYTRRKHSLLEV; from the coding sequence ATGTTATTATCAGCTGATAGAGTTTTACCGTTTGTAAGTTTAGTTTCTCTTTTCGCCTATTTCTTGTTTGATGGAATGGTGGTGGATCCAAAACGAAAAATCATCTTTTTGGGTGTGGTGTTTTTATTTTTAGCATCAGACACAATCGTTCGTGCGTTTTCTAAAGGGATTAGAAAGGAAGACCAAAACCGATACATTGCTGCCGTATTTGGTATTGCAGCCTTTTTGTTATCTGTTTTACGTGATTTTTTAGATTTAAAACCTGTTGTTGGTTTTAATGAAGAAGTGAGCGCCATTCCAAAAGTTAGAGAATTCCTCTTATTATGTGTGGTTCTTTTTTCTTTGGTTTTCCTTTTACAAATCATCCTTCTTGAGATTGGCAAATCCTCTCTCGAAGCACAAAGTAATTTAGCAAAATCCAAAAGTTCCTTATTACAAAATGCAGTATTAGGATTTTTGTTTGTATTACCGATTCTTGTGGCAGTCAATTATTTTGCGATCAAACGGAATTATAATTTTGATTTGAGTAGCCAAGGGAAATTTTCTCTTTCCCAAATTTCAAGAAACCTCATCAAACCAATCACGCAAGATGTAACAATTACAGCGTTTTACCCAAGGCCTCTCGAAGCCGATGGGCCAGCGAATGGAGATAAATTAGCGGCTTTTGCCTTAACACGCGTAAGACCAGACATTGAGATTTTACTCGACCAAATTAAGTCTGAAAATTCTCACATTACAGTCCAGTTCATCAATGCGGATGTAGAAATTGATTTATTAAAAGAATTTGGACAAGTTTCTAATGGAACCATTTTTGTTCGTTCTAAAAAACAATCTGTATTAACTTCTGCTATTCCTTTTGCAGAAGAAAGAGTAATTGCGAAAGAACCAAAGGATCTGGAAGACTTAGAGCGTAAGTTAGTTGGTGCTCTCCTCAATGTCACAACCGAACAAAAAAAAGTTTATTTCACTGTTGCCAATGGGGAGCGATATGGAATGGCTTTTCGGGCACTTCCCAACGAACAGGTAAATCGATTTGTATCCGCTTTACAATTCTTAAATTTTAAAGTAGCAGAACTTGGATTTGCACAAGGTTGGCCTTCTAAACTTCCTGAAGATGCAGATATGCTTGTGATCCTTGGGCCAACGGTTCCCTTTTCGAAAGAAGCAAGAGATGAAATCACCAAGTATGTTTTAGAAAAAAATGGAAAAATTCTCATCACCATGGAACCAAAAGGGAGTGAGGATTTTGGTTGGTTATTACAATCAGCTGGTTTGAAGTTTAATGTTTCTCCAATGATTGAAAGGGAAGAAAAACCTGGATTTATTGTTGCAAAACGTTTCCCTGAAAATCCAATCACAGAACTTTTACAGAAAAAAGATATGGGAATTTTGTTTCCTTACAGTGGTTATTTGGAAACCGAACCCAATGCACCAACTCCATTTGTTTGGAAATCAGCTACCTTACTTGAATCTGGATATGATGCCTACCAAGACCTAAACAAAAATGGTAAAATGGATGCAAACGAAAAGAAAGAAAGTAAAATCCTTTCGGTAGTCTTGTCTCCCATGTCACTCACAGGGGAAAAGTCAGGAAAAATCATTCTGCACACAGGGACTAGTTGGCTTACGGACCAATTCATACCTTATGTGATGAACTCGCAATTTTCAACAGTTTCGATCACTGGTTTATTCCAAGATAATATTGTCGCTGAGATTCCATTAAAAAAGGAAGAAGTGGATACCATTTCATTATCCGACAATCAAAAGTTAGTTGCATGGGTCATTGGGGTATTTCTATTCCCAGGATTTATTTTGGCAGTTGGATCTTACTTTGTCTACACAAGGCGTAAACATTCTTTATTAGAAGTATGA
- a CDS encoding adenosine kinase — protein sequence MRHYDVFGVGNALVDIIAFIDPNFLEKQNITKGVMTLVDETRQGQILADLHNEKKELRSGGSAANTMIAIANSGGTCCYTGKVTHDTYGEFYKKDMEDAGVLFETTPDKNGHTGTCVVLTTPDAERTMLTNLAISTSLGPNDIDVENLKKSKFVYVEGYLWDGDSTKKASELTMKLAKENNIKVSFTYSDPFCVNRSRNEFIHLTKEYVDVVFCNSEEGLALSGAKTPEEAVQFVSKLCPLVFMTAGKDGAYVAENGKITLVPGFPVKPIDTTGAGDAFAAGVLYGLTQGYSAQKSARWGNYVASRIVCEVGPRLSVRLMGRQDEILTGFQDK from the coding sequence ATGAGACATTACGACGTATTCGGCGTAGGAAACGCCCTGGTAGATATCATTGCATTCATCGACCCAAACTTTTTAGAAAAACAAAATATCACAAAGGGAGTGATGACCTTAGTTGACGAAACGAGACAAGGTCAAATTCTTGCCGACCTCCATAATGAGAAAAAGGAACTTCGCTCTGGTGGAAGTGCTGCCAACACGATGATCGCAATCGCCAATTCAGGTGGGACTTGTTGTTACACTGGCAAAGTCACACATGATACCTATGGTGAATTTTATAAAAAAGATATGGAAGATGCGGGAGTTTTATTTGAAACCACTCCTGACAAAAACGGACATACTGGTACTTGTGTTGTTCTCACCACTCCAGATGCAGAACGAACTATGCTTACAAATCTAGCCATTTCGACATCTCTAGGACCAAATGACATCGATGTAGAAAACTTAAAAAAAAGTAAGTTTGTTTATGTAGAAGGTTATTTGTGGGATGGGGATTCTACGAAAAAAGCAAGTGAACTCACCATGAAACTTGCAAAAGAAAACAATATCAAAGTTTCCTTTACTTATAGTGATCCATTTTGTGTAAATCGTTCTCGTAATGAATTTATCCACCTAACCAAAGAATATGTTGATGTAGTTTTTTGTAATTCGGAAGAAGGGCTTGCTTTAAGTGGAGCAAAAACTCCAGAGGAAGCCGTACAATTTGTATCTAAACTTTGTCCATTGGTATTTATGACCGCAGGAAAAGATGGAGCTTATGTAGCAGAAAATGGAAAAATTACGTTGGTTCCAGGATTTCCAGTCAAACCAATTGATACCACAGGAGCAGGGGATGCTTTTGCTGCGGGAGTTTTGTATGGACTCACACAAGGGTATTCAGCACAAAAATCAGCGAGATGGGGCAATTATGTTGCTTCTCGAATTGTTTGTGAAGTCGGTCCAAGGTTATCAGTAAGACTCATGGGTAGACAAGATGAAATTTTAACTGGGTTCCAAGACAAATAA
- a CDS encoding PAS domain-containing sensor histidine kinase, with amino-acid sequence MNEFLEKIKSFFKDEESFFDAKQLLGQNWHNFVPQYFDKILETRTNSVFVLDREGNYTYVNAKAEEMAGKSAEEMLGQNIWNLFPVLKTLEFGTHLMEAIEEKKTFRSEETYFDGMGWYDMQVFPQENFTIIIATEVTHAKNAKDEFSQIITKNKTILNALPDSLYGIHRNGKTINHKEFPHFTGWDCKNKETNLRYSDISEIFPENKLEEIRSILEQVIDLGETKTVEYSIHDSDGEKCFEARFTKTGDVDALAIIRNITERKKAEALKNEFISLVSHELRTPLTSIKGSIDLLLAGVAGEVSNQTKSLLNICRKNTQRLVRFVTDLLDIEALDSGNINFKFRTYSLKEILQTSVDGMRTFAEQYHVLLNFDSNFPQTTVYVDEDRLNHCITNLISNAVKYTPKFSEVTISVQSEGTKAKILIKDNGPGIDPNFAPRLFHRFAQGAPPKDKLVGGSGLGLSITKGFVEAMKGTIYFLSDDTGTVFTIELPIVKPGQIPAGFGQ; translated from the coding sequence ATGAATGAATTTCTAGAAAAAATCAAAAGCTTTTTCAAGGATGAAGAGAGCTTTTTTGATGCAAAGCAACTTCTAGGCCAAAATTGGCACAATTTTGTCCCACAATACTTTGACAAAATCCTAGAAACACGTACGAATTCGGTGTTTGTCTTAGACAGAGAAGGAAATTATACCTATGTCAATGCCAAAGCGGAAGAAATGGCAGGCAAATCCGCTGAAGAAATGTTAGGGCAGAACATCTGGAATTTATTTCCAGTTTTAAAAACCCTCGAATTCGGAACACATCTCATGGAAGCGATTGAAGAAAAAAAAACCTTTCGCTCAGAGGAAACATACTTTGATGGAATGGGTTGGTATGATATGCAAGTTTTCCCGCAGGAAAATTTCACAATCATCATCGCAACAGAAGTCACACACGCCAAAAATGCAAAAGATGAATTTAGCCAAATCATCACCAAAAACAAAACCATTTTAAATGCCTTACCAGACTCCTTGTATGGGATCCATAGGAATGGAAAAACCATTAATCATAAAGAATTCCCACATTTTACAGGATGGGATTGTAAGAACAAAGAAACAAACCTTCGTTATTCGGACATAAGCGAAATTTTCCCAGAAAACAAATTAGAGGAAATTCGTTCCATATTGGAACAGGTCATTGATTTAGGAGAAACCAAAACGGTTGAATATTCCATCCATGATTCTGATGGTGAAAAATGTTTTGAAGCACGTTTTACCAAAACTGGAGATGTGGACGCACTTGCCATCATTCGTAATATCACGGAACGAAAAAAAGCGGAAGCATTAAAAAATGAATTTATCAGTTTGGTAAGCCATGAACTGAGAACCCCACTTACTTCCATCAAAGGATCAATTGATTTGTTACTTGCGGGAGTTGCCGGAGAAGTTTCCAACCAAACCAAGTCCTTACTCAATATCTGTAGGAAAAACACACAAAGACTTGTTCGTTTTGTTACGGATTTACTTGATATCGAAGCCTTAGATTCAGGGAATATTAATTTTAAATTTAGAACCTATTCATTAAAAGAAATCCTACAAACGTCAGTGGATGGTATGCGCACATTTGCGGAACAATACCATGTTTTGTTAAACTTTGATTCTAACTTTCCACAAACAACTGTTTATGTGGATGAAGATAGGTTAAATCACTGCATCACCAATTTGATTTCCAATGCCGTAAAATACACACCTAAATTTTCTGAAGTGACAATCTCCGTTCAATCAGAGGGAACAAAGGCAAAAATTCTCATCAAAGACAATGGACCTGGTATCGATCCAAATTTTGCTCCTAGATTATTTCATAGGTTTGCACAAGGTGCACCTCCAAAAGACAAACTCGTAGGTGGATCTGGACTTGGTTTATCGATTACAAAAGGGTTTGTTGAAGCAATGAAAGGGACAATTTACTTTTTATCAGATGATACTGGCACTGTTTTCACGATTGAGTTACCCATCGTAAAACCAGGACAAATTCCTGCAGGATTTGGCCAATGA
- a CDS encoding response regulator codes for MTLPNLKHVLIVEDEEDIVEILRIALAFNSSYEVSFAKTGPEGLQKAIILQPDLILLDVLMPGMNGMELIEELKIFPETKEIPVAFITSRVLKNEILEYQKRGGIGVIEKPFAPLEIADKIQTLWMDFHKK; via the coding sequence ATGACTCTTCCTAACTTAAAACATGTATTAATCGTAGAAGATGAAGAAGACATAGTTGAAATTCTAAGAATTGCATTAGCATTTAACTCAAGTTATGAAGTGAGTTTTGCAAAAACTGGCCCAGAAGGTTTACAAAAAGCCATTATCCTACAACCTGATTTAATTTTGCTTGATGTACTGATGCCAGGAATGAATGGAATGGAACTGATTGAAGAATTAAAAATTTTTCCAGAAACTAAAGAGATTCCAGTTGCATTCATCACATCACGTGTGCTAAAGAATGAAATATTGGAATACCAAAAAAGAGGGGGCATTGGTGTGATTGAAAAACCGTTTGCCCCTCTTGAAATTGCAGATAAAATCCAAACCTTATGGATGGACTTTCACAAAAAATAA
- a CDS encoding ABC transporter ATP-binding protein, whose protein sequence is MIQVSNLSKFYGEKRAISGLNFKLEKGEIVGLLGLNGAGKTTTIRILTGYLIPSAGDASIDGKSIFDYPLEAKQKIGYLPETPPLYEDMTISEYLQFVGRIKKIEESKLPLEIEKVIEKTNLSHVKDKLIGTLSLGYRKRVGIAQAILGDPEIVIMDEPISGLDPKQIVEIRSLIRSLAGSHTVLISSHILTEIYKTCDKFLFLHKGSLKQELSLTRLEEEMNRLAGWEVGLSGKPKEELNQFMKSVLSDADHYNEMGTNKEEEMFLVRTTNPKQFKESLFSKALSLGIQIESLKKQDVSLEQIFMEKI, encoded by the coding sequence ATGATACAAGTCAGCAATTTATCCAAATTTTACGGCGAAAAACGAGCCATCTCAGGGCTCAATTTTAAATTAGAGAAAGGTGAGATTGTGGGTCTCCTCGGTTTGAATGGCGCGGGAAAAACCACAACCATTCGGATCCTCACAGGGTATTTGATCCCAAGTGCGGGGGATGCCTCCATTGATGGTAAGTCTATCTTTGATTATCCATTGGAAGCAAAACAAAAGATCGGTTATTTACCAGAAACTCCGCCACTGTATGAGGATATGACGATATCCGAATACCTCCAATTTGTAGGTAGGATCAAAAAAATTGAAGAATCAAAATTACCTTTAGAGATCGAGAAGGTGATTGAAAAAACAAATCTGAGCCATGTAAAAGACAAACTCATTGGAACCTTATCCCTTGGGTACCGCAAACGAGTGGGAATTGCACAAGCCATCTTAGGGGACCCCGAGATTGTCATCATGGATGAACCGATTTCCGGGCTTGATCCAAAACAAATTGTCGAAATTAGAAGTCTTATCCGAAGTTTGGCGGGAAGTCACACCGTTCTTATCTCTAGTCATATCTTGACAGAGATTTATAAAACCTGTGATAAATTTTTGTTCCTTCATAAAGGAAGTTTAAAACAAGAACTTTCTCTCACTCGATTAGAGGAAGAGATGAACCGTCTTGCGGGTTGGGAGGTGGGACTATCAGGGAAACCAAAAGAAGAACTAAACCAATTTATGAAATCTGTACTTTCAGATGCTGATCATTATAATGAAATGGGAACAAACAAAGAAGAAGAAATGTTTTTAGTTCGCACAACAAATCCAAAACAATTCAAAGAGTCTTTGTTTTCGAAAGCATTGTCTCTTGGGATTCAAATTGAATCTTTAAAAAAACAAGATGTGTCACTTGAACAAATTTTTATGGAGAAAATATGA
- a CDS encoding ABC transporter permease, translating into MNWQTAVWIYKKELKLFFGTYMGPLVLGGTAFLNALFVMILNFNGTANYEIATYITFISFMTTILIAMVIISMGSIVEEKNKGTLELLFTSPITDLEIVFGKFMFGVTVCGIITVFINGLFPLLLYAFWKAPFYMVASGSVGVFLLGVFTFAIGMFGSSLGKNQMISLLISVLIILTLWVVGYFSHLFQATTRKVLFHLHIFSHFAAFAKGVLPLTGIVFFLSGTFLFLYLTVKVLESRRWRG; encoded by the coding sequence ATGAACTGGCAAACGGCTGTTTGGATCTATAAAAAAGAATTAAAATTATTTTTTGGAACTTACATGGGTCCTCTTGTGTTAGGTGGAACTGCTTTTTTGAATGCATTATTTGTGATGATTCTCAATTTTAATGGAACTGCCAATTATGAAATTGCAACCTACATCACCTTTATTTCATTTATGACAACCATCCTAATTGCTATGGTGATCATTTCCATGGGTTCCATCGTAGAAGAAAAAAACAAAGGAACCCTTGAGTTACTGTTTACCTCTCCCATTACGGATTTAGAAATTGTCTTCGGTAAATTTATGTTTGGTGTGACTGTATGTGGTATCATTACAGTTTTCATCAATGGACTTTTTCCTCTTTTACTTTATGCGTTTTGGAAAGCACCATTTTATATGGTGGCATCGGGAAGTGTAGGGGTATTTTTACTTGGAGTTTTTACATTCGCGATTGGAATGTTTGGTTCTAGTCTTGGCAAAAACCAAATGATCTCACTTCTTATCTCAGTGCTCATCATTTTGACACTTTGGGTAGTGGGTTATTTCTCACATTTGTTCCAAGCTACTACAAGAAAGGTTTTATTCCATTTGCATATATTTTCCCACTTCGCTGCGTTTGCCAAAGGTGTTTTGCCTTTGACGGGGATTGTATTTTTCTTAAGTGGAACTTTCCTATTTTTATACTTAACCGTAAAGGTCTTGGAATCCAGGAGATGGAGAGGTTAG